Proteins encoded in a region of the Trichomycterus rosablanca isolate fTriRos1 chromosome 26, fTriRos1.hap1, whole genome shotgun sequence genome:
- the bbln gene encoding UPF0184 protein C9orf16 homolog, whose translation MRMTGPNGDPNITSDHGIIEDEDDFNDEEYTAINSMLDQISSCLDDLEERNDSLNFKLHELLESNRQARQEFQAQLHAREPEEQQQPPSDEDSRPQ comes from the exons ATGAGAATGACTGGACCGAATGGAGATCCGAATATCACATCTGATCATGGAATCatagaagatgaagatgatttTAATGATGAGG aGTACACAGCCATCAACTCCATGCTGGATCAGATCAGCTCCTGTCTGGATGACCTGGAGGAACGTAATGACAGTCTAAATTTCAAGCTTCATGAGCTATTGGAGTCCAACCGACAGGCTCGACAAGAGTTTCAAGCTCAGCTGCACGCAAGAGAGCCGGAGGAGCAACAGCAACCCCCATCCGATGAGGATTCACGCCCCCAATAA
- the surf2 gene encoding surfeit locus protein 2 yields MEDLPADLREFLQNEPFLELTADKKIKCTLNGHEFPCKLAELQNFITGKKYKKLLTGAEFNYSQYEPHVVQSTKQPNQLFCKLTLRHLNHVPHHVLRHVNGKRFKKALAQYEECMKQGVAFVPARLRQKRQPKHTDEAMESSSKGGNKQKQDSGIWASNDSDVEGSDSEDSMSDLYPPTLFSLKSDRQDEVENGEDEDDFQTDDDDMEVSDTEEEKQAAQKRKKVQFGAGCNKKFKKNRKRKGFKPISKVKNGK; encoded by the exons ATGGAGGATTTACCTGCAGATTTGAGGGAATTTCTTCAAAATGAGCCTTTTTTAGAGCTTACTGCAGATAAAAAG ATCAAGTGCACGTTAAACGGTCATGAGTTTCCCTGCAAGCTTGCAGAGCTGCAGAACTTCATAACAGGAAAGAAATACAAGAAACTGTTAACAGGAGCCGAATTCAACTACAGTCAGTACGAACCACATGTGGTCCAGAGCACAAAACAGCC TAATCAACTGTTTTGCAAGCTTACGCTGAGACACCTCAATCATGTGCCACATCATGTACTGCGACACGTCAATGGGAAACGCTTCAAGAAAGCTTTGGCACAGT atgAGGAATGCATGAAACAAGGTGTAGCGTTTGTTCCAGCCAGACTTAGGCAGAAAAGGCAACCCAAACACACAGATGAAGCAATGGAgagcagcagtaaaggagggaACAAGCAGAAACAGGACAGTGGTATCTGGGCTTCAAACGACAGTGATGTAGAAGGCAGCGACTCAGAGGACAGCATGTCCGATCTCTATCCAC CCACTCTGTTTTCTCTGAAGTCGGACAGACAGGATGAGGTGGAGAACGGTGAGGATGAAGACGACTTTCAGACCGATGATGATGATATGGAGGTTTCAGACACGGAGGAAGAAAAACAAGCAGCGCAGAAACGCAAAAAG GTGCAGTTTGGTGCTGGTTGTAACAAGAAGttcaagaaaaacagaaaaaggaaAGGGTTTAAACCCATCAGCAAAGttaaaaatggaaaataa
- the LOC134303437 gene encoding uncharacterized protein LOC134303437, producing MSDWAPPSPSHFCTMSGSTAKYMWCSCRTYKIEAKDTHDKCLLCLGIQHAKEAVLEYGKCPHCAKMDWNTCIKRLTKVQEVIHLEAQQRKTEETQTGVRANSEPVAVTTRVNKVQTEKVASAALTASQAEMTSPPSSSSAVPAMTLFSSSPGVSENDAALLKGDFVPQASLQQTADQAPSGEHEKSACPVPFTSHKKHRSSRCTSCRRRHCRSCCCKKKRSPSSSCSSSRSSSECLSEPLKEKRAKRESRKSAEMGRQHWQLLDFVHQKLETQQRAMQVQWSTLENRLNALERKGISDVLANPDPAENVLTISQGQQTGPVTHFAGTGCVVASVVVKQEDRSRDIPCFSLHGEGGASLHPGINEAPRKDVLVSKDLQDLIIRAAKHLGVEFPRSPNGDPLHPIMKPEFEEFVQFSWSSPANSKAFSTELSDLYKLHERQSPAYDHMPKVNKFMTTILQAVHSTKNKVSPSADHIKLRSITEGLVENAYEAAGMLAKTANYLHYLSDYQNSLLEETSKVPGHQRLTEVLEELKLIGHFMFQLSSHQAELSGRVMAASVVVSRYVWMANTNCPDSLKQTILDLPFVVDYTDGENGASTSDATCAQKM from the coding sequence ATGAGCGATTGGGCACCACCTTCACCTTCACACTTTTGTACCATGTCTGGTTCGACAGCTAAATACATGTGGTGTTCTTGCCGCACCTATAAGATTGAGGCCAAAGACACCCACGATAAGTGTTTACTCTGCTTGGGAATTCAGCATGCCAAAGAGGCAGTTTTGGAGTACGGAAAATGCCCCCACTGTGCCAAAATGGACTGGAACACGTGTATCAAGCGCCTCACCAAGGTGCAGGAGGTAATCCATCTGGAGGCCCAACAGAGAAaaacggaggaaacccagactgGAGTCCGGGCAAATTCTGAACCAGTGGCAGTGACCACGAGAGTTAATAAGGTTCAAACAGAGAAGGTGGCATCTGCTGCACTGACCGCATCGCAGGCCGAAATGACATCTCCTCCTTCATCTTCGTCTGCTGTACCCGCCATGACCCTATTCTCGTCGTCTCCAGGCGTATCAGAGAATGACGCCGCTTTGCTGAAGGGCGATTTTGTTCCACAGGCTTCCCTGCAGCAAACAGCAGACCAGGCTCCATCCGGTGAGCATGAGAAGTCTGCATGTCCTGTTCCTTTTACTTCTCACAAGAAACACCGTTCATCTAGGTGCACCTCATGCAGAAGGAGGCATTGCAGGAGCTGCTGTTGCAAGAAGAAACGTTCACCATCGTCATCCTGTTCTTCGTCCAGGAGTTCGTCTGAATGCTTGTCTGAGCCTCTTAAAGAGAAGAGGGCAAAGCGGGAATCTAGGAAGTCTGCAGAGATGGGAAGGCAACATTGGCAACTGCTGGACTTCGTGCATCAGAAACTGGAAACCCAGCAGAGGGCCATGCAAGTACAGTGGAGTACACTGGAGAATAGGCTAAATGCCTTAGAGAGGAAAGGTATTTCAGATGTTCTTGCTAATCCAGATCCTGCAGAAAACGTTTTGACCATATCTCAAGGACAACAGACTGGTCCAGTGACCCATTTTGCTGGAACCGGATGTGTTGTCGCTTCAGTTGTAGTAAAACAAGAAGACAGGTCTAGAGATATTCCATGTTTTTCACTTCATGGTGAAGGAGGTGCCTCTCTTCACCCAGGTATCAATGAGGCACCAAGGAAAGACGTACTCGTTTCCAAGGACCTGCAAGATCTCATCATACGTGCAGCCAAACATCTTGGTGTGGAATTTCCCAGATCACCAAACGGTGACCCATTACATCCAATCATGAAGCCGGAGTTTGAAGAGTTTGTTCAGTTTTCGTGGTCCAGTCCTGCAAACTCAAAAGCTTTCAGCACAGAGTTATCTGACTTGTACAAGCTCCACGAGCGCCAGTCTCCAGCTTACGACCACATGCCTAAAGTCAACAAGTTCATGACGACAATTCTCCAAGCCGTCCACTCAACAAAGAACAAAGTAAGTCCCTCTGCTGATCACATAAAGCTGAGGTCTATCACTGAGGGTCTCGTAGAAAATGCATATGAAGCTGCCGGCATGCTAGCAAAGACAGCTAACTATTTGCACTATCTGTCAGATTACCAGAACAGTCTCTTGGAAGAGACTTCTAAAGTTCCAGGTCATCAAAGACTCACAGAGGTTCTGGAGGAGCTTAAACTCATTGGACATTTCATGTTTCAGCTCTCATCCCATCAGGCAGAACTTTCTGGAAGGGTCATGGCAGCATCCGTGGTCGTTAGCCGATATGTATGGATGGCCAACACCAACTGCCCAGATTCACTGAAACAAACGATCCTTGATCTACCATTTGTTGTTGATTATACAGATGGAGAAAATGGAGCATCCACCTCAGATGCAACATGTgcacagaaaatgtaa
- the surf4 gene encoding surfeit locus protein 4, translated as MGQEDMMSTAEDLADQFLRVTKQYLPHLARLCLISTFLEDGIRMWFQWNEQRDYIEATWSCGYFLATCFVLLNLFGQLGGCVLVLSRNLVQYACFGLFGIIALQTVAYSILWDLKFLMRNMALGGGLLLLLAESRSEGKSMFAGVPSMGESSPKQYMQLGGRVLLVLMFMTLLHFDASFFSILQNMVGTALIILVAIGFKTKLAALTLVVWLMAINVYFNAFWMIPAYKPMHDFLKYDFFQTTSVIGGLLLVVALGPGGVSMDEKKKEW; from the exons ATGGGGCAGGAGGATATGATGAGCACGGCGGAGGACCTGGCGGATCAG TTCCTCAGAGTGACGAAGCAGTACCTGCCACATCTGGCGCGCTTGTGCCTTATCAGCACGTTCTTGGAGGACGGCATTCGCATGTGGTTCCAGTGGAACGAGCAGAGGGACTACATCGAGGCTACCTGGAGCTGTGGCTACTTCTTGGCAACGTGTTTTGTGCTGCTAAACCTTTTCGGACAGCTGG gAGGTTGTGTTCTTGTCCTCAGTAGAAATCTTGTACAGTATGCTTGCTTCGGATTATTTGGTATTATTGCGCTACAG aCTGTTGCCTACAGTATCTTATGGGATTTGAAGTTTTTGATGAG aaACATGGCTCTGGGCGGTGGGCTGCTCCTGCTCCTGGCCGAGTCGCGCTCAGAGGGGAAGAGCATGTTTGCGGGCGTACCCTCCATGGGCGAGAGCTCTCCGAAGCAGTACATGCAGCTGGGTGGCCGTGTGCTCCTCGTCCTCATGTTCATGACTCTGCTGCACTTCGACGCCAGCTTCTTCTCG ATCCTACAGAACATGGTGGGTACGGCCCTCATCATCCTGGTGGCTATCGGCTTCAAGACCAAGCTGGCAGCTCTCACCTTGGTGGTGTGGCTCATGGCCATCAATGTCTACTTCAATGCCTTCTGGATGATCCCAGCCTACAAGCCCATGCACGACTTCCTCAAGTACGACTTCTTTCAGACCACGTCGGTCATCGGAGGCCTACTGCTAGTGGTAGCGCTCGGCCCGGGGGGCGTGTCCATGGACGAAAAGAAAAAGGAGTGGTGA